GAAGGAGAGGGCATCGGGGGCGGGGGCCCCCAGACTCTGTTGACCATTTTCTGTGGGCTGCGGCCCGGTTGCAGCCCAGCTACGAGGCCCAGCGCGGTAGCGCACGGGACTTGTTCCGATCGTGCGTCGTGCAGTGGCGTCTCACGCGTCTTCTTCTCCGGCAGCTCACCGGTCGACGCTCGACGCACCGGCCACCGGGCAACCTGTCCTGTCCGGCTGTCCCCCGTATGCTGCAGCTCTGGGGTGTTTGAtagcaggggctaaagtttagctctatcacatcggatgttcggatgctaattaggagaactaaacatgagctaattgtaaaactaatagcagaacccctaggctaaatcgcgagacgaatttattaagcctaattaatccatcattagcgaatggttactgtagcaccatattgtcaaatcatggactaattaggcttaatagattcgtctcgcgatttagcctaggggttgtgcaattaattttgtaattagtctatgtttaatactcctaattccTAATTaatgtccaaacatccgatatgacaggggctaaaatttagcccatacctcccaaacacccccacttGATCAGCACACGAGCAGCAGCGGGGGTGGCGATGGATAGAGCAGCACCCCACGCGCTCGTGTGCCACAACCGGCGATCCAGCTCAACTCATCAGGGCAGCGCCGGCCGCTTCGCTCCATCGACGGGttcgcggcgcgggcgcggccagGCAGCTCCCCAAGGGCGCCGCAGCCGAGGCAGAAGCTCCATGGATATGGATTCGTGACCAAAACTTGCAGCAGGTTTCAGGGGAGGAAGTACAGCTCCGTCTGAAACCAACGAAAAACTTGGTGTAACCAAGTGGCAGAGGTTGTGGATAAGGCCGTTCTGGGATTCAAAACGCCAAAAATTTCGAAATAAGCGAATTTAGGACGAAGATTTAATTTAGTTGTTTGACCGGTCACCGAATTCATCCAATGACAGAATATATAATAGATTCGAAGCTTCATCTAGTCTCCCAGCGATGATAGCTAGCTAATCAGATTGCTCAGTGTGTTGGTTTCGAATTTTCTCCTTGGGTTGGTACACAAACGCTCTACCTGAGGCACGGATTAGTTTCATCTTTACAAATAATCACCGAGTTCTTGGCTAGGAAGTCGGTACCGATGTAGCATGCACTTACATGATGTTATTGCATTAATCGTTTATCATTAATGCATACTAGTATACCCCTCGTGTTGTTGCAGAGTTTATGAACGAAACGTTCTTAAAATTGTTTTACTGGTTCTGGACTCGTGCAGAGCTTTGTCCCCAGTCCTCATTAGTTTTAGGATGTTTTGTTCTTGTCCTACCATTTTCTAAAACTTCGATGACGGTTGCAAGTGATCGTCGTTTCTTTTGTTGTGAGTATCATGGTGATCATACCGTTGTTGCCAGAGGCAAATATAGAAAAATACGGTGAGGAGGAAGAGCCAAAGTGTAATAGAAGGGCTATTTTCAAATTACCAAGCATGGGGCATTTGCCCCCGACCCACCACCCTGTAACTATGTAAAATAATATATGTTTGTGACCTAAAATTAGCATGTTAATAATAAAAACCATTATGTGATATATACCAATaccgttgcaaaaaaaaatagccaTTCGTATCATAAGGCTAAATATTAAGATGGAATGGATGCTATTGTTTAGTGAAAGGTAAAGACTATGTAAGTAAATGATGCTACGGGACCATGtaatataaaatttatatttGCTTCTATCTCTAAGATATGAATTGACAAACAACAAAGGAAAGAACAAATGTCAACCTACACACAGTTTCATCTtgtcatttatttatttttaaacctTGGCATCAACGTTTATCCATCTCATATATATCTACGAAAGAAGTCAAGTTCCATCTTGAAAATTTACATAATTGTAATGCAACACTTATTACTTGTCATATGATAGTTTTAGAGAATTTTTTATACTTTGGATATTTCTCTAAACTTTTTTCCTCGCATCTAAATATGCTAGCTAAACTCTCACGTGGAGTGAGCTTGCATACACTTACTCCTGCGCATCTCTCACACTTTCACGTGCATACGTGGGTGAAAGACTCGAGATTAAAGAtgaggatctttagtcccgaatgattaATTTCGATTGGATTTTCGAGACTTATACATTCTCCAACCAGAAGTACAgctcacttttccaccagtgaTCGGCTGCGGTTTCGATCAGCATTTTCTTTAGCTGATTCGTTGTATGCTTCGTTTTGGACCTACATATTTCCGGGCTCGGCGAAGCACGGGAGCGCACTCTGCTCGGGGCACCTGCGCCTGGCAGCTCGCCATCAGTCCGCCACACGGCTGCCTTCCTCCACTGGAATGGATAACGTGGAAGAGATGAAATACTATGTGGTCTTTTTGACAAGTCCCCATGGGCACTTGCGCCATGTGGACATACTTCCTTTACTGTCCTGGTGCAGTAGTCGCAACCAGCAGTAGCTTCGATACATTGTGAAGAACAAATTAAACACCTGACTGAAAAGTCTGAAGCAATCACGAAATGGAACAAAATTTCCAGTGTCTCGGACTGTTAAGCCTTGAATACTGAGGTACGTGAACTCACCAACGTTGTCGAGGTCGTCGCTTGCTGTTAGACCTTTTCCACGCCTTCtcaatgctaaaataaaaactaACATGTTGGGTCTCATTTTCTAACATTAGTTCTAACAAACACAATTATGCAAGCGGACTTTAAAttggatgcatgcatgatttgatTTGAGAGAGAAGATCATTCCAGGTTTTGTATCTCTTTTCAtttccatccacctccctcCATTGGCGTCGCAATGCGTGGACAGCCCATGGGGGGCTCTAGTTCTCTACGGGCTGCCGCCAGACTGAAGCCCATCTGTAAGGCCCAGAACTCTCAAAGACAAAAGGCTGGAGAGGCCCGTCAATGCACAGCACAGCAGCCCGCGGGAAGGTTCGCGCCAGACGCGTGGCCGGTCACGAGCGCGCGCACGTACCGTACGGACACGAGGTGCGTGGCGGTGCACGCACGCACCGTGCCGCGGCGTCTCACTCTCACGCGTCTTCTCCTCGGGTGGGGTGGCTCACTGGTCAGACGCGCCCCGGCGCCTGTCCTCCACTCGCCGCGGCTATTTGAGCAGGGCCACCAGCTGCACAGATCCTCCGCTCACGCGCtcagctccagcagcagcgCACTAGCGGATAGCAGCCAGATTTGGCTCCACGAGCTTTACGCGTCTATTTGAGAAGACGaccgagcagcagcagagcaACTCAGGCAGCGTCGCTGGTCTCGCCAGAGATCTTGGTGCCGCCATGCATCTCCTCCATCGATCCTCCgtgttgggcggcggcggcggtcgggcgccgcggcgagggGGAGCTGGCACcccgagggcgccgccgccgaggcagcACCAGCTCTTCTCCAAAAGCGACTCCATCAAGaagaggagcgccgccgccgccaaggggTCCAAGCGCGCGCGGCTGCGcgccgggctcgccgccgcgctgcagGACCTCAGGTTCGGCGGCCGCCACAAGCGCCGCTCGTCACCGGCGTCCGCCGACGGCGCCACGCGGCCCGGCTCTCAGGTCGGACACGAAgcggcccgccgcgccgcggacgccgccgcttgcccgccgtgcgccaccgccgcgtccaACAGTCGCCAGCAGGGGACGATGGAGagtggcggtggcgacggcgcgctgctgctgctgctgctggcgttGATGGCACTCGTCTGCGTGGTGGCGCTCGGCCGTGCGCCGGCCGTCTGCTGCTGCACCTGCGCCGCGTGGCTGTGCCgaggccgctccgccgccgccggagcggcGCGCTCTGCAGTAGACCAGTAGTAGCGTAGTGCAAGCACAAGCTGGTTATGCTGGTAGCACTGACGACGCCAACGCCGCTGGGCCCTGTAGGTGAATAGAATCATCTGTCACTCTCACTCGGTCACTCCTTCGCTTTGTCTTCCGAGATCCTTGGAACAGAGTTCAGACTCTGCTGCCAAGAagagcggcgccggcgaaggTTAAGTGTGCGCGGCTGCGCGTCgggctcgccggccgccacaAGCACGGCTCACCGCTCTCTGCCGACGGCACCACGCGGGCGACGCAGCCCGGCACTCGAAGCGGCCCGCCGCgccgtggacgccgccgccaccgccaccgcgtcCGGCAGTCCGGGGCCGGCGGCCTCGAGTGAACTAGATATTATGTGCCCTTTaatctaaatatttttttcattgtaaTATGATAAAggagataataataataatattagATATTTAATTCTTGAAGAACAATGTCAATGGTAAAGTTAAAAGAACGGCAAAATGAGCGTCCCGTGCAGACATGCTACCGTTAGGCGTAAGTGGCCGGCACGCCAAGCCTTAGGAGCAGCGAGGGGCACGCAACAGAGATGTTCGGCAGCCACGCGAACCACGATTTGATGATTCACTCATTCAAttaagcccttgtttagtttccaatttgggataggcaaaattggtattttgccataaatgcgcaactgtagcgtttcgtttcgtttgtatttgtgaattattatccaaatattgactaattaggctcaaaagattcgtctcgcaaagtacaacaaaactgtgcaattagtttttgatttcatctacatttagtactccatgcatataccgcaagtttgatgtgttGGGGAaccttctttttgcatagtgtcaaagttgggagtttggagggaagtaaataTGGCCTAAGGTTCCGTCtgctagctaaagtttagcacagcCTGCTAAAGTTTCGCACCCGTTACCTCAGATATGGGATGTGTTCTGCTAAAGTTTCGCACCCGCGCACCCGTTACCTCAGATATGGGATGTGTTCTGCTAAAGTTTCGCACCCGTTGAAATGTTCTGCTAAAGTTTCGCACCCGTTACCTCAGATATCGGGATATGGGATGTTTGAAGGTTAACTGCACACCCGTTCACACACCCGTTCgtctgctaaagtttagcacacccTGCTAAAGTTTCGCACCCGTTACCTCAGATATGGGATGTGTTCTGTTAAAGTTTCGCACCCGTTACCTCAGATATCAGGATATGGGATGTTTGAAGGTTAACTGCACACCCCTTCACACACCCGTTCgtctgctaaagtttagcacccgttACCTCAAATATCGGGATATGGGATGTGTTCTGCTAAAGTTTCGCACCCGTTACCTCAGATATCGGGATATGGGATGTTTGAAGGTTAACTGCACACCTGTTCACACACCCGTTCgtctgctaaagtttagcacccgttACATcgtttgctaaagtttagcacccgttACATAAGATATCGggatatcggatgtttgaaggTTAACTTCATCAGATATCGGGATTTGCACACCCGTTCATCTGCTAAAGTTTCGCATCCGTTACATCAGATATCGggatatcggatgtttgaaggTTAACTGCGCACCCGTTCgtctgctaaagtttagcacccgttATATCgtctgctaaagtttagcacccgttACGGATGTAGGTTAACTAGCTCTATTAAATGTAAGCTAATTACGAAACTAATTGCATTAATCATTAGCAGTTTAGCACCCGTTACATCTTCCATCGGATGTTTGGAGGTTAGGAGACGTTTGGATCgttagttcggactaaaattcatgccacatcgaatattcagaggctaattaggagaactaagctaattataaaactatttacacagatggaggctaattcacgagatgaatctcttaagcctaattaatccatcattagcacatgtttcctgtagcatcacattgtcaaattatggactaattaggcttaatagattcgtctcgcaaattagtctccatctgtgcaattggttttgtagttaacctatgtttaatactacgAGTATCAAAACATTCGATgggacagaaattttaggagggactaaagaaacaaacacctccTTAATTAGGTCGGAGGCTAATTcactagacgaatctattaagcctaattaatccatcattagcacatgtttactgtagcatcacattgtcaaattatggactaattaggcttaatagattcgtctcgcaaattagtttccagctgtgcaattggttttgtagttaacctatgtttaatactgctaatatctaaacattcgatgtgacaggaattttaggagggactaaagaaacaaacaccctattaaacgtaaactaattacaaaactaattgcattaattagtccataatttgacaatgtgatactacagtgaccatttgctaatgataaattaattaggcttaatagattcgtctcgcgaattagcacaggggttctgcaattacttgaatagcacaggggttctgcaattagtagGTCTATTAAAcgtaagctaattacaaaactaattgcattaattagtccataatttgacaatgtaatACTACAgtgaccatttgctaatgatgaattaatagacttaatagattcgtctcagcAATTAGCAATTACTcgaattagtataggagttGCAATTAGTACCTCATGTTTAGTCGtcaacatccgacgtgacatcGCTACTCCCACTCCCGTATCCTCTCAGTTGCCGTGGTGGCCTCCTGTCTCCTCGATTGTGTCGCGCGCAGCTGTGCAGGACTGCAGGAGGCGTGACACACTGCGCGGGTGGCCTTTTGCACATACTAGCTGTTGGGCCCCCTCTGCCATAGCCCCCGGCCGTCGCTGCATGGCCCTGGAGCCGGCCCTGCGGCAGTCccgagggggcggcggtggcgacggcgcgctgctgctgctgctgctggcgttGCTGGCCTTGGTCCGCGTGGTGGCTCTTGCCAGGGCGCCGGCCGTCTGCTGCTGCACCTGCGCCGCGTGGTGCTGCCGCGgccgctccgccaccgccgccgacggaGCGGCGCCGCCTTCTGCAGTAGCGTAGTGCAACTGCAAGCACAAGCTGGTCTTCAGTCTGCTGGTGAACCGGATGTTTGTGTTCACTCGTTCTCTGCTTCTCTCCGACTCCGAGAACCTTGGAACAGAGTTCAGACTCTGCTGCGGACGATTTTCTCATGTTGATTCGTATCGTTTTGCCAAACAGCCTTCGATTTGCATGAGCCCGATGTCAACAGAATCGGCAAATCAATTTCATACGTATCTTCACCGTAATGCCACCCCCACAACGTGCCTCGTCTCAACAAAAGAACAAAGAAAATCAACGCAGATACGACTCAATGTACACGGAACTGCATCGAGCCGGGTCTGGCCGAGGAGCACTGATATTAGCATCTCCGGTAGATTGCCATGCTGCTCCGTGCTCTCCATACAAGTTTTAGGAGATCTCCAACTACTTTATCGACTCGTTAATAGACGAGTAGACGGCCACTACTTTAACAGGCTACAAATGATATCTTCCCCAGTCCCCACATTGTCCAATTGTGACATCATAGGAACTCAGTTTTTTCAATATTTCTACCGCAATTCAACATTATTCCAAATTTAAATATTCAATATATGTTGTCAAAATGTCGTGTAAGCTACCGTCTTACAACTTTCGACCTTCCAATTGCATTTCCGTATTGCCTCGTGCCTCGTGGCGGCCTATGTATATGTAAAGTTCATGACGCCAGCCTTAATCATGTTACCCTTATTCAGAAGCCTAAACTTTTAAAAAAGACCAATTGatcaaataataaaaaaaatttcgggggggaaatttttattttttttttgtttttgccattttaaaaattttaaaaactcAACGGGTTTATAAAACCAAAAGGGggttttcccccccccccccccccccccccgcgcgcgcggGAATGTTATTGTTGAAAATGACATATACATGCAAAATTTATCGATTAGGGTGTTGTTTGGATCATTTAGGATTAAATGTAGCTAGGGCTAAGAGTTAGTCGGAAAGCTAATTGATTAAATTAAATTAGTGGAATAGAGAAAAGGCTATTGTGCCACTTTTAGCATATTGGAATGTCGAATGGATAGGGTTTGGAGACAATCTTTCATGGTCTCTTTTAGCTGAATTAGTTGGTTTTGGAGGACCAATTGGCTAAGTTTCATTTTAGTATGCTTAATTTTAGTCTATCTTTTAGTTCTCCTATTTAGATGACCTAGGACTAAAATTTACCTaactaaaaattagttctgGGATCCAAAACAAGGTCTAAACCGTAGAGGGGTACTGCATATATTTTGTAATAAAAGTGGGCAAATGTATGATTATTGAGTGGAAATAAACTATGTAATAATTCAAATAAACTATGTACTTTCTTTTATCAAATCCACTTGTCTCTACGGTAAGAAATCGACAAACAACAAAAGGAATGTTCAATATAGACACCACTAAAATAAATTATAGTGAAACTAAATTTAATATATTGTAATCCATGGCTACACGAGGAACGGCTTTATAGCTTGATAGAAGAATTGAATTTTCGTGAGCGTAAATATTGACTATGAATGACATCATGCCATTCTATTAAGCCCTTCTTATTGGAAATAAGGTTTGTCATATTTATTACTTGCTCTCACTAAACAATAATAAGACTATGTGAGTAACAATAATGACtttatacttcctccatcctaaactactatttattttggattttctaggtatataaattttattatataagtatatat
This sequence is a window from Setaria italica strain Yugu1 chromosome III, Setaria_italica_v2.0, whole genome shotgun sequence. Protein-coding genes within it:
- the LOC101758487 gene encoding uncharacterized protein LOC101758487; this encodes MHLLHRSSVLGGGGGRAPRRGGAGTPRAPPPRQHQLFSKSDSIKKRSAAAAKGSKRARLRAGLAAALQDLRFGGRHKRRSSPASADGATRPGSQVGHEAARRAADAAACPPCATAASNSRQQGTMESGGGDGALLLLLLALMALVCVVALGRAPAVCCCTCAAWLCRGRSAAAGAARSAVDQ